Proteins co-encoded in one Lacerta agilis isolate rLacAgi1 chromosome 6, rLacAgi1.pri, whole genome shotgun sequence genomic window:
- the LOC117048525 gene encoding glutathione S-transferase Mu 1-like isoform X2: MTMILGYWDIRGLAHSIRLLLAYTDTPFEDKFYSCGEAPDYDKSQWFNEKEKLGLDFPNLPYLIDGKNKLTQSNAILRYIARKHKLCGETEEEIVRVDMLENQVMDFRMSLVMVVYNPDFEKLKPGYLEQLPGKLKLFSKFLGDRKWFAGDKITFVDFLMYDVLDQNRMFEPKCLDQFKNLQDFVSRFEALEKIAAYMKSSRFMKTPINNKMAKWCNKKE, from the exons ATGACGATGATTTTGGGCTACTGGGACATCCGAGGG CTTGCCCACAGCATCCGCTTGCTGCTAGCATACACAGACACCCCCTTTGAAGATAAGTTTTACAGCTGTGGAGAAG cccCTGACTATGACAAGAGCCAATGGTTCAATGAGAAGGAGAAGCTGGGCCTGGACTTCCCTAAT CTTCCTTACCTAATTGATGGCAAGAACAAGCTTACGCAGAGTAATGCCATTCTCCGGTACATTGCGCGCAAACATAAGCTCT GTGGAGAAACAGAGGAGGAGATTGTCAGAGTGGATATGCTGGAGAATCAGGTGATGGATTTCCGCATGAGCCTCGTGATGGTCGTGTACAATCCTGATTTC GAGAAACTAAAACCTGGGTACTTGGAGCAACTGCCAGGaaagctgaaactgttctcaaaGTTCCTGGGGGACAGAAAGTGGTTTGCTGGGGACAAG ATCACCTTTGTTGACTTCCTCATGTATGATGTCCTCGACCAAAACCGCATGTTTGAACCCAAGTGCCTTGATCAGTTCAAGAACCTTCAGGATTTCGTCTCCCGTTTTGAG GCCCTGGAGAAGATTGCTGCCTACATGAAATCCAGCCGCTTCATGAAGACTCCCATTAATAACAAGATGGCTAAATGGTGTAACAAGAAAGAGTAG
- the LOC117048525 gene encoding glutathione S-transferase Mu 1-like isoform X3: protein MTMILGYWDIRGLAGAIRLLLEYTGTPYEDKQYVFGDAPDFDASQWTNVKETLGLDFPNLPYLIDGETKITQSNAIIRYIARKHKMCGESEEEIIRMDILENQLMDVRMAFARVCYSPDFEKLKPDYLEQIPGELKLLSQFLGDRKWFAGKKITYVDFLAYDVLERLWMFQPKYFEQFPNLKDFLARFEALEKISAYMKSGRFLKTPIFLRNAKWGNKK from the exons ATGACGATGATTTTGGGCTACTGGGACATCCGAGGG CTTGCTGGTGCGATCCGACTCCTTCTAGAATACACAGGTACCCCATATGAGGACAAGCAGTACGTGTTTGGAGATG CTCCTGATTTTGACGCAAGTCAGTGGACAAATGTGAAGGAGACGCTGGGCTTGGACTTCCCAAAT CTCCCTTATCTAATCGATGGTGAGACGAAGATCACACAAAGCAACGCCATCATTAGATACATTGCACGCAAGCACAAGATGT GTGGTGAGAGTGAAGAAGAAATTATCAGAATGGATATCCTTGAAAACCAGCTCATGGATGTCAGAATGGCCTTTGCAAGAGTTTGCTACAGTCCAGATTTT GAAAAACTGAAGCCTGACTACCTGGAGCAGATACCCGGGGAACTGAAGCTGCTCTCCcagtttttgggggacaggaagtGGTTTGCAGGAAAGAAG ATCACCTATGTAGATTTCCTTGCATATGATGTCTTGGAACGGCTCTGGATGTTTCAGCCAAAATACTTTGAACAGTTCCCAAATCTGAAGGATTTCCTTGCCCGCTTTGAG GCTTTGGAGAAGATTTCTGCCTACATGAAATCTGGCCGTTTCCTGAAGACTCCCATCTTCTTGAGAAATGCCAAGTGgggcaataaaaaataa
- the LOC117048526 gene encoding glutathione S-transferase Mu 1-like, translated as MGVTLGYWDIRGLAHAIRLLLEYTGTTFEDKQYAPGDAPDYDASQWTDTKETLGLDFPNLPYLIDGETKITQSNAIMRYIARKHKMSGESEEEMIRIDMLENHIMDLRMAFAKVCYSPDFEKLKPEYLEQIPGKLKLLSQFLGDRKWFAGKKITYVDFLAYDILDQHWMFEPKYFDQFPNLKDFLARFEALEKISAYMKSGRFMKAPIFWRLAKWSYEKV; from the exons ATGGGGGTGACGCTGGGCTACTGGGATATCCGTGGG CTTGCCCATGCAATCCGACTCCTTCTGGAATACACAGGGACCACATTTGAGGACAAACAATATGCACCTGGAGATG CTCCTGATTATGACGCAAGTCAGTGGACTGATACGAAGGAGACACTGGGCTTGGACTTCCCAAAT CTCCCTTATCTAATCGATGGTGAGACGAAGATCACACAAAGCAACGCCATCATGAGATACATTGCACGCAAGCACAAGATGA GTGGTGAGAGTGAAGAAGAAATGATCAGAATAGATATGCTTGAAAACCACATTATGGATCTGAGAATGGCCTTTGCAAAAGTTTGCTACAGTCCAGATTTT GAAAAACTGAAGCCCGAATATCTGGAGCAGATACCTGGAAAACTGAAGCTGCTCTCCcagtttttgggggacaggaagtGGTTTGCAGGAAAGAAG ATCACCTATGTAGACTTTCTTGCATATGACATATTGGATCAACACTGGATGTTTGAGCCAAAGTACTTTGATCAGTTCCCAAATCTGAAGGATTTCCTTGCCCGCTTTGAG GCTTTGGAGAAAATTTCTGCCTACATGAAATCTGGCCGTTTCATGAAGGCTCCCATCTTTTGGAGGCTCGCCAAGTGGAGCTATGAAAAAGTGTAG